A window from Theobroma cacao cultivar B97-61/B2 chromosome 3, Criollo_cocoa_genome_V2, whole genome shotgun sequence encodes these proteins:
- the LOC18606312 gene encoding transaldolase, which produces MSLSLQSPPTAFLSSSSSSLAKSRLRFANVSSSSALLFKFNRSFPVIRASSSSSFSSSLDTGLSTELDAVSTFSEIVPDTVIFDDFERFPPTAATVSSSLLLGILSLPDTIFRNAVDMALADSGCSGLDNPELRLSCFCNKALVNVGGDLAKLVPGRVSTEVDARLAYDTHGIIRRVHDLLKLYNEIDVPPERLLFKIPSTWQGIEASRLLESEGIQTHLTFVYSFAQAAAAAQAGTSVIQIFVGRVRDWARNHSGDPEIEAAIQRGEDPGLVLVTKAYNYIHKYGHKSKLMAAAVRNKQDLFSLLGVDYIIAPLKVLQSLKKSVTVPDEKYSYVRRLSLQSAATYNFTAEELTNWDQLSLASSMGPASVELLAAGLDGYVNQAKRVEELLDKIWPPPNV; this is translated from the exons ATGTCACTCTCCTTGCAATCTCCGCCTACCGcatttctctcttcttcttcttcttcgttAGCAAAATCAAGGTTAAGATTTGCGAATGTGTCTTCTTCTTCGGCTCTACTCTTCAAGTTCAACAGATCTTTTCCAGTTATTCGAGCCTCCTCGTCCTCGAGCTTCTCTTCTTCTCTCGACACTG GGTTGAGTACTGAATTGGATGCTGTGTCTACTTTCAGTGAGATAGTTCCTGACACTGTGAtctttgatgattttgaaag GTTTCCACCAACTGCCGCAACTGTTAGCTCTTCATTGCTGTTGGGTATATTGAGCCTTCCTGATACCATCTTTAGA AATGCTGTGGATATGGCTTTGGCGGATTCAGGATGTTCTGGGCTGGACAACCCTGAACTGAGGTTGTCTTGTTTCTGTAACAAG GCTTTAGTAAATGTTGGTGGCGACTTGGCAAAGCTAGTTCCTGGTCGGGTTTCAACAGAAGTGGATGCACGTCTGGCTTATGACACACATGGCATTATTAGGAGG GTGCATGACTTGTTGAAATTGTATAATGAGATTGATGTTCCTCCTGAGCgtttattgtttaaaattcCTTCAACTTGGCAA GGAATAGAAGCCTCAAGATTGCTAGAATCTGAGGGTATACAGACACATTTGACTTTTGTTTACAG CTTTGCTCAAGCTGCAGCTGCAGCCCAAGCTGGCACTTCtgttattcaaatttttgttGGCCGTGTTAGG GACTGGGCACGCAATCATTCTGGTGACCCTGAGATTGAAGCTGCTATTCAAAGAGGAGAGGATCCTGGTTTGGTTCTG GTGACAAAAGCTTACAATTACATTCACAAATATGGGCATAAATCAAAGCTTATGGCAGCAGCAGTTCGAAACAAGCAGGATTTATTCAGTCTGCTGGG GGTTGACTATATCATTGCACCCTTGAAGGTGTTACAATCACTCAAAAAATCAGTTACTGTTCCTGATGAGAAGTACTCTTATGTGAGGAGGCTGTCCCTGCAGTCTGCTGCCACCTACAATTTCACTGCTGAGGAG CTCACAAACTGGGACCAATTAAGCCTAGCATCATCTATGGGACCTGCATCCGTGGAGCTTCTGGCTGCTGGACTAGATGGATATGTTAATCAAGCAAAGCGAGTTGAGGAATTACTTGACAAGATTTGGCCACCTCCAAATGTCTAA
- the LOC18606311 gene encoding probable trehalose-phosphate phosphatase F, with protein MELKSNHSSPVLTDPTPINKSRLGIHSSLLSYPQSGGSLSSGKYMTIPRKKPGKLDDVRSNGWLDAMKSSSPPRKKLIKDFNIEVAADDIDIAYCSWMIKYPSALKSFEQISKNAKSKKIAVFLDYDGVLSPIVDDPDRAFMSDAMRSAVRNVAKHFPTAIISGRSRDKVYELVGLTELYYAGSHGMDIMGPVSHTESDDHPNCIRSTDQQGKEVNLFQPAREFIPMIDEVFKTLVENTKDIKGAKVENHKFCASVHYRNVEEKNWPTIAQCVHDILKDYPRLRLTHGRKVLEIRPVIDWNKGKAVEFLLEALGLSGRDDVLPIYIGDDRTDEDAFKVLREGSRGYGILVSSVPKESKAFYSVRDPSEVKKFLKALVRCKKFEEA; from the exons ATGGAGTTAAAGTCCAATCACTCATCTCCTGTCCTCACTGATCCTACTCCGATAAACAAGTCAAGACTAGGCATCCACTCCAGTCTGCTGTCCTATCCACAATCAGGTGGATCTTTGTCCTCTGGCAAGTATATGACAATTCCCAGAAAGAAACCTGGGAAGCTTGATGATGTCCGCTCCAATGGTTGGCTGGATGCCATGAAATCTTCATCACCCCCTCGTAAGAAGCTAATTAAGGACTTCAATATTGAGGTTGCTGCAGATGATATTGATATTGCTTATTGCTCCTGGATG ATTAAGTATCCATCTGCTCTTAAGTCTTTTGAGCAAATTTCCAAAAATGCCAAGAGCAAGAAGATAGCTGTTTTCCTAGATTATGATGGTGTTCTTTCTCCCATAGTAGATGACCCTGATCGTGCCTTTATGTCTGATGCT ATGCGTTCTGCTGTCAGAAATGTTGCGAAGCATTTCCCAACAGCAATTATTAGTGGGAGAAGTCGTGATAAG GTTTATGAATTGGTAGGACTAACTGAACTTTATTATGCCGGTAGTCATGGGATGGACATTATGGGCCCTGTGAGTCATACAGAGTCTGATGACCATCCGAATTGTATTAGATCAACTGACCAACAG GGCAAGGAGGTAAACCTTTTCCAGCCCGCTAGAGAATTTATACCTATGATAGACGAG GTTTTTAAAACCCTTGTCGAGAATACTAAAGATATCAAAGGTGCAAAAGTTGAGAATCACAAGTTTTGTGCCTCTGTACATTACCGCAATGTAGAAGAGAAG aACTGGCCAACCATCGCACAATGTGTTCATGATATTTTGAAAGACTACCCTCGCTTGCGATTAACTCATGGGCGGAAG GTTTTAGAGATCCGTCCTGTGATTGACTGGAATAAAGGGAAGGCAGTTGAGTTTCTGCTTGAAGCCCTTG GACTAAGTGGTAGAGATGATGTGCTTCCAATTTATATTGGAGACGACAGGACTGATGAGGATGCATTCAAG GTTTTGCGGGAAGGAAGCCGTGGTTATGGGATCTTGGTGTCTTCGGTGCCCAAAGAGAGCAAGGCATTCTACTCTGTCAGGGACCCATCAGAG GTGAAGAAGTTTCTCAAGGCTTTGGTGAGATGCAAGAAGTTTGAAGAAGCTTGA